Part of the Actinomycetota bacterium genome is shown below.
ATTGTCGTCAGCGATATAGACGCAGCGCTCACCGCGCTCGAGCCCTATCTTCATGAACGGGATCACCGCTGCAAGCTGCTCTTCACGGGATTCATAGATCAGACATAGATGATCGTGCACATCCAGCTTCTCAAGCGCCTCGACCAGGGTCAGCCTGTTTGATTGTGGTTGCAACATCGCCCCCTCTTGATAAAACTGCGGTAGTACTGCTTTTGTCTAAGTCGGCGGCAATTTCACCACGGTCAGCCAGAAATGTTCGATCGATTTTACGACTTCCATGAACTGGTCAAGATTGATCGGCTTGGTTATGTAACAGTTGGCATGAAGGTCATAGGTCTTGATGATATCCGCCTCTGCGTCGGAGGAAGTAAGGATGACGACTGGTATACGTCCGAGTGTCTCGTCCTTCTTAATCTCAGCGAGAAGCTCGCGCCCATCCTTTTTGGGAAGGTTGAGATCAAGAAGAACCAGATCGGGAACAGGTTTGTCGGCAAATTGACCCTCGCGCCTGAGGTAAGAGAGCGCCTCCACGCCATCCTCTGCAACATCCAGCGCGTTCAGCACCTTGGCTTCCTTCAGGATCTCGACTGTAAGCCTGACATCGCCGGGATTGTCTTCCACTAGCAGAATGTGAACCGGCTCCACCTTACTGTGCTCCATCTTCTTCCTCCCTGGCAGGCATTGTGAAATAGAATACTGAGCCACGTCCCGGCGTTGATTCGGCCCAGATGTGGCCGCCATGACGCTCGACTATCTTCTTGCATAAGGCAAGGCCCAGCCCAGAACCCTCGTATTCGTTCCTGCCATGCAGACGCTGGAAGATCACGAAGATTCTATCCGCATAGGTTTCGTCAAACCCGATGCCGTTATCACTTACAGAGAATACCCAATTTTCAGCATTCCTCTCAGCAGCTACATGGATTCGAGGCTCTTTTTCGCCATGAAACTTGATGGCGTTGCCTATCAGATTCTGGAACAACTGTATCAGCTGGGAGGGGTCGGCCATAAGCTTCGGCATGGGATCATGGGTTATAACCGCGTCATTTTCCTCAATCGACAGTGACAGGTTCTCAAGCGCGAGATCAAGCGAAAGACTGCTCTCTACCGGAATGAATGGCTTTGCCTTAGTGCTGACTCTTGACAGTAAGAGCAGATCCCGGATCATCATCTGCATGCGCCTGGACCCGTCGACAGCAAAACCGATAAAGTCCTTCGCGTCCTGGTCCAGTCGTTCAGAGTACCTGTTTTCAAGAAGCTGCATATAGCTTGAGACCATCCTCAATGGTTCCTGGAGGTCATGGGACGCCACATAAGCAAATTGTTCAAGTTCGGCATTTGAGCGCTCGAGCTCACGGTTTAGTGTGAGCATGAGCTCTTCAGCCTGGTCCCGGCGAGCATTGGCTTCGTCCACCGCCCCGCCGATCTTCTGGGCTGAGCGCGCTATTAGCGCGGCGGCCAGGGCTACGAAAAACAGGGCGGACAGTGCCGATACGAGAACCGGATTGACCTCAAACTCGACGATTCCCACGGCTTCCACCCAGCCATCTATGACAATCAGGGCGACTATGATCGGCAAAGTAGATCGGAGCATCCGCGCCCTTACACCCTGACCTACAAAGAACTTCAAAGGCCAGGCATCGTTGCCGGCTGCGGCGATCATTGCCGCGCCGAGCAGCGCCAGCGCAAAGCCGGCTGTCGGAGCAACTGGACGCGTGCCGCCGCCATAAAGCAGCGGCGTACCATATAGATAGCCGAGGGTAGTGATGCTGCCCACAAGTAGAACTGCCAGGGAAATCACAGCCGAAATCCCCCGACTTGTCCTCACGCGAAGCCCGTTGAAACGGAAGGTAAGCACCGCCAGATTCAGGGAAAAAAAGATGACTGCTGCTATCGGCGACATACGCCCGATCGGAATCCCGTTCAGCTCGCCCTTCAACCCGAAGAGACGTTCCTCTATGCCAGGGGCGAAGTCACGAAAAGCCTCGGTGATGATAATAAATGCCAGTATCATCAACACCGCGCTCACCATGCGGGCAGTAGCCCTGATAGCCCTGTTTTCAGGCCAGTAGACCGCGACTGTCATGGCGCCAGCAGTCAACAGCAATCCTATCGCTGTACTCGGCGGCATGGGAAAGTATGCAGAACGGATACTGGTCAGAAAACGAAAACCAGTGATCCAGCCGGCCAGGGCCAGGATACCCATTGCAGCTGCCAGCCCCATCAGGGCCAGGAAGATGCGCAGGTTGGCTTCCGCAGCCTCAGTGCTCGAATAGCCAGCTTTTAAATTCATGACTTGCGAATGCGCATGTGGACCATCAGAAAATAGAGGACGTGCGAATTATCATATATTCCCCCAAAAAGGCCATATTCATGCAAGATTCTACCTTTCTATACTGGAAATAAGAAAAGGGACACGAGTTATCGTGTCCCTTTTAAATAATCCCGGCGACTTCCTACTCTCCCAGGGGTTTCGTTCGCTCCGGTCCTCTCGTACTAGGAGCCACTCCCTTCAATTCTCCTGCGCCCACCCGTAATCCCCTCATCACCGCGGCATCAGCGCGAACACACCCCAGCCCAGGTATTCACGCGTGTAAGCTGCGTAGCGCTCAGGTTCCGAGGTTAGTTTGGCTCGAA
Proteins encoded:
- a CDS encoding response regulator, yielding MEHSKVEPVHILLVEDNPGDVRLTVEILKEAKVLNALDVAEDGVEALSYLRREGQFADKPVPDLVLLDLNLPKKDGRELLAEIKKDETLGRIPVVILTSSDAEADIIKTYDLHANCYITKPINLDQFMEVVKSIEHFWLTVVKLPPT